From Malaciobacter mytili LMG 24559:
CCAACTGGATATAAAAATCCTGTATTACTTTCAGGAACAGATGGTGTTGGAACAAAATTAAAATTAGCAATTGATTCTAAGAAGTTTGATACAGTAGGTATAGATTTAGTTGCTATGTGTACTAATGACTTATTATGTAATTTTGGTGAGCCATTATTTTTCTTAGATTATTATGCAACAGCAAAATTAAATGTAGAAGAAGCAACAGATGTTGTAAAAGGTATTGCAAAGGGTTGTGTTTTAAGTGAGTGTGCATTAGTTGGTGGAGAGACTGCTGAAATGCCAGGAATGTATAAAGAAGGTGATTTTGACTTAGCTGGTTTTTGTGTTGGAATAGCAGAGAAAGAAGAATTAAATAGAATTGAAAAGGTACAAGCTGGAGATGTTTTAATCGCATTACCAAGTTCAGGAATTCACTCAAATGGATTTTCACTTGTAAGAAAATTACTTTTAGAAAAACTAGGTATGTCTTTAGATGATGATTTTCAAGGAAAAGCACTTAAAGATGTATTATTAGAACCAACAAGAATTTATGTTAAAGAGTTTAAAGCAAATAAAGAAAATATTAATGCATTAGCTCATATTACAGGTGGAGGAATTACTGAAAACTTACCAAGAGTTCTTCCCGAAGATTTAAAAGCAGTAATTAAAAGAGATAGTATAAGAGTTTTACCAATTTTTGAATTTATGTCACAACATGTGGAACTTGAAGAGATGTATAGAACATTTAATATGGGGGTTGGAATGATTTTAGTTGTAAACCCTGCAAATGTTGATGCAGTTTTAGCAAATACTGATGGTTATATAATTGGAGAATTAGCAAGTGGTGCTAAAGGTGTAGAATATATTTAATAAAAAATATTAAATATTATAAAAAAGGCAAGAAGTTTTTTCTTGCCTTTTTTTATACTTTTTTTGTAGTTGAAACAAATAGTGCTGCAATTAATAAAAAAGTCCCTGTTACTCTATTTTGAATCTTCATTGCTTTTACATCTTTTACTAAAAATCTAAGTTTTGAAGCCAAAGAAGAATACCCTGTCATAACAATAATATCTATTACACATAAAGTTATAGAAATAATTATAAATTGTATCCATAGAGATTCATTTGGGTTTAAAAATTGAGGTATAAAGGCAACTAAAAAAATAGTAGCTTTAGGATTTGTTAAATTAATTAAGGTTGCAGTTAAAAAAGCCTTTTTCATATTGTATTTATCAATTTTTTCTATCTCTTCATTAATTTCAACTTTTTCAAAAATTTTACTTAAGCCTAAATAGACTAGATAAATAACTCCAACATATTTAATAATATTAAATAAAAGTACAGACTTTATAATAAGTGCCCCAAGACCAATTACAACTATAAAAGTTTGAGCTAATAATCCTAATTGAAGGCCAAAAATTGTAGCATAGGATTTTTTAAGTCCATATTTTAAACCATAATTCATAGAAACAACAGCACCAGCTCCAGGTGAAACTGAAATAGCAATTCCTGCTAAAACAAGGGTAATCCATAAATCAAATTGCATAAAAAAACCTTGAAAATTAAATAAGTGAGATTATATAAAATAGAAGTAGTTATGAAGTTTAAGTAGTAGCTTTTTGCTACTACTTATAAAATTTATGCAGCTTTTTTAGCAATTTTTTTAGCAGCTTTTTTAGCTTTTTTAACTTTTGATAATTTTAAATTTGTAACTTTTTTAGCAACTTTTTTTGTTAATTTTTTAATATCATCTTTTTTCTTTGCAACTTTTTTTACAGCTTTTTTAGCAATTTTAGCAACTTTTTTTTCTTTTAATTCTTTTGACATGTCTCTTTCCTTTTTCTATTTATATTATATAAAAAAGTTATATAATATGGTGATTATACATAAGAAAAATAGAAAAGTCAATAGTTTAATTGTAAAAATTCTGAAAACTTATAAATCATTGTAAAATAGAGTACTTAACCTCTTCATAATAAACATTTGGATATAATATTGAGTTTTACTAAAAAGATATATTTTTTAAGGATAAGTAAATGTTATTAACACCAGGTCCAACTCCTGTACCAGAGTTTGTAAGAAAAGCAATGGCTGATATAACTATTCACCATAGAACGCCAGAATTTGAAGCAATATTTGCACAAACAAGAGAGTTACTTTTTGAACTATTTGGAATGGATGAGGTAGTTATGCTTGCTTCTAGTGGTTCAGGTGCTATGGAAGCTTGTGTTACAAACTTGACTCACAAAAAAGCATTAACTATTAGTTCAGGGAAATTTGGTGAGAGATTTGGAAAAATCTGTAAAGCATTTGATATTGCATATACAGAAATAACTAACGAATGGAACACTCCTGTAAGTGTTGAAGCTGTTGTTGAAGCTGTAAAAAATGATAGTGAAATTGACGCTATTTTTATTCAACTTTGTGAAAGTGCTGGAGGGTTAAGACATCCAGTTGAAGAGATTGCACAAGAAGTTAAAAAAATCAATAAAGATATTATGATTATTGCAGATGGAATTACTGCAATTGGTGTAGAAAAAATTGATACAACAAATTTAGACGCTGTAATTACAGGAAGTCAAAAAGCTTTAATGTTACCTCCTGGATTGGCAATTATTGGATTAAGTAATGCTGCTGTTTCAAAAATTGAGACAAAAGCAAGAGGTTTTTATTTTAATTTAGCAACAGAAATTAAAAAACAAAAAACAAATACTACTGCTTGGACAGCTGCAACTACTTTAATTATTGGATTAAAAGAGATTTTAGTTTATATTAAAGAAAATGTAGGCTTTGATAATTTATTTAAATCAACTGCATTAAGAGCAGAAGCAACACTTGAAGCTTTAAAAGCTATTGGATTTGAAATTTATCCAAAAGTTCCTGCAAAGGCTATGACAACAGTTTATACTGAGCAATCAAATCAAATTAGAAAAATTTTAAAAACTAAATACAATGTTAATATTGCAGGTGGACAAGATCACTTAAGTGGAAAAATCTTTAGAATTAATCATATGGGATTAGTTGAAGATTTTGAAGCTGCATGGGTTGTAAACGCTATTGAATTAACTTTAGATGAATTAAATATTAGAACATTTGATGGAACAGCAAATAGAGTGTTTGTAGAGAAAATGTTTAAGGCTTAATTATGGTTTTTGAACACGAAATACCAAAAGGAAGCAGATTATATTTTGGGAAGAAAGCAAAACAAAAAAGAGAATTGGAGTATAAAATCAGTTCATTATTAGATAATAATGATTTTGAAGAGATAATTACTCCTAATTTCTCTTACTCACAACATCAATCTATTCATAATTGTAGAAAGCTAATTAAGTTTTCTGATGAACAAAATGAACAAGTATCATTAAGAGCAGATTCAACTCTTGATGTTGTAAGAATTATTACAAAAAGATTAGGTAGAACAACAACTCATAAAAAATGGTTTTATATTCAGCCTATTTTTACTTATCCTTCAACTGAAGAGTATCAAATTGGTTGTGAGTGGATAGGACATGATAATATTGCAGATATTATAAATTTAAATGTTAGTATTTTAAAAGAGCTAGATATTAACCCAATTTTACAAATTGCAAATATAAAAATCCCAAGATTAGTTAGTAAAGAGTTGGGAATTGATATTGAACTATTTATTAATGGCGAAATTGCACAATTATTTGAGCTAAATAATGAATGGTTAAGTGAACTTCTAAAAGTAAAAGATATTAAAGATTTAGAAAATATAATTGCAATGGTACCAGCAAGTATTAAAGAAGAACTTGTAAGTCTTTTAGACAAAGTAAAAGAAGTAAACTATGATAATATCGTAATTTCTCCATTATATTATGGATCATTAAAATATTATGATGGTATCTATTATAGGGTTATTGATGGTAACTCAATTTTAAGTAGAGGTGGAATGTATAGTAGTGAAGGTTTAACTTCATTAGGATTTGCACTTTATACAGATAATTTATTAAAAATTTTAGAGGATTAGGAATGAAAGCAGACTTAATAGTTGGAATTCAATGGGGAGATGAAGGAAAAGGTAAGATAGTTGATATGCTTGCTCAAAAATATGATATTGTATGTAGAAGTCAAGGTGGACACAATGCAGGACATACTATTTGGGTAGATGGAATTAGATATGCCTTACACTTAGTTCCTTCTGGAATTTTAAATCCAAATGCAATTAATATTATTGGAAATGGAGTAGTTTTAGCACCAGAATCTTTAATTAAAGAGATGGAACAATTTGAAAATTTAGAAGGTAGATTATTTATCTCTGATAAAGCTCATTTAAATTTACCTTATCACTCGCTAATTGACCAAGCAAGAGAGAAATTAAAAGGTGATAAAGCTATTGGAACAACAGGTAAAGGAATAGGACCTGCATATTCTGATAAAATCAATAGAATAGGTCATAGGGTAGGAGAGTTATTAAATAGTGATAAACTAGCTAGTTCAATTATTGAATATTTTGAACAAAATAGAGCAATTTTTGATGTTTTAGAAATTTCAACTCCAAATGAAGAAGAATTAAAAGCTTTATTAAAAGAGTATAAAAAAGCTCTTGCACCATATATTACAAATACTACAAATATGTTATGGAATGCACTTGACAATGGGAAAAGAATTCTTTTAGAAGGTGCACAAGGAACAATGCTTGATATTGACCATGGAACATACCCTTATGTTACTTCATCAAGTACAGTAAGTGCAGGTGCTTGTACAGGATTAGGTTTAGCTCCAAGAGATATTGGAGTGGTTACTGGTATTGTAAAAGCATATTGTACAAGGGTAGGAAATGGACCTTTCCCATCTGAAGATTTAGGTAAAGATGGTGATATTATGGCAGAAGTTGGGAAAGAGTATGGAACAACAACTGGTAGAAAAAGAAGATGTGGTTGGTTTGATGCCGTTGCTGTTAAACATGCAGGAAGATTAAATGGATGTGACCAATTAGCACTTATGAAACTTGATGTTTTAGATGGTTTTGAAACAATTAAAATCTGTAAAGGTTATAAAGTTGATGGAAAAGAGATAAATTATGTACCATCTTCTTTAGATGATTTAGAGCCTGTTTATGAAGTTTTAGATGGATGGGATAGTGTAGTTGGTATTAGACAGTTTGATAAACTACCACAAAATGCAAAAAAATATATTGAAAGAATTGAGGAATTAACTGGTGTTAAAGTGGGGATTATTTCAACTTCACCAGAGAGAGACGATACTATTATAAGAGGGTAGGCTATGAGAATTAAGTTACATCATACAAAATATATAGCAAGAAGAGTAGCTAGGGATTTAGTTAACTGTGACTTTGTTGAAGTAAGAAAAACAAAGGACGAAATAACTCAAGAGATTCAAAGAATCTTAACAGAAGATATTGAAAAAGAACATGATTTAGATGAAAAAGTTGCAGAGATTCTTGAAGCACAAGAAGCTGAAATTGAGTTTTTAAATGCAGATTATAGACAGCTATTTTGGATGACAAAAAAAAGAATGGCTAATGAGTTTGGTGTAATTTTAAATAATGAAGATAGATTTTCGGATATAGCGCACAAAATGTTAGATTATTTATGGGAAGAAGACTATATCCATTACACTTGTTCTGATAATCAAGTGAAAAATGTTATTTTTACATCAATTGATGAGTTTTTAAAAGGGTTTGAAGAGTCAGATAGTGCAGTACTTGAAAAAATAAAACACTATAAAAGAAAATTGATACCAGGTACTGAAGAGTACGATATTGTTTATAATAGACTTTATGAAGAAGAATTAATAAAACGAGGGTTAATGTAAAATGCAAAAAGTTTGGATTTATTTAGAAAACGGGGTATATTTAGAGGCGAACTCTTTTGGTGCAACAGGAACAAGTGTTGGAGAAATTGTATTTAATACTTCATTAACAGGATACCAAGAAATTATTTCTGATCCTTCATATGCTGGACAATTTATTACTTTTACTATGCCAGAAATTGGTAATGTTGGAGTTAATAAAGATGATATGGAAAGTATTACTTGCCATTGTAAAGGAATTTTAGTTAGAAACTATCATCATGAATACTCTAACTTTAGAGCTCAAAAAGACTTAGATGCTTTATTAAAAGAGCATAATGTATTAGGTATTTGTGATATTGATACTAGATATTTAACTAAAATGGTAAGAGATGAAGGTGCAATGATGATGATTGCATCAACAGAAATTCATGATAAAGATGAGTTAAGAAAACTATTACAAGAAAGTCCAAGAATTGAAGATATTAATTATATTGAAGAAGTAACAACAAAAGAGCCATATATTCATAAGTTTGGTGCATGGAATCATAGTACATTATCATATAATAAAGCAGTTATGAGTGATAAAAAAGTTGTGGTTATTGATTTTGGTGTAAAAAGAAATATCTTAAATGAATTAGTTGAAGTGGGATTAGAAGTTGAAGTTGTTCCTGCAAGTTTTAAAGCTGATGATTTAATTGCTAGATTTGAAGCTGGTGAAATTGGAGGTATCTTTTTATCAAATGGACCAGGGGACCCTCTTACACTTAAAAGTGAAAAAGAGCAAGTTCAAAAACTAATAAATGCAAATATTCCAATGTTTGCTATTTGTTTAGGTCACCAAATGCTTTCAATTGCACATGGACATGATACATATAAATTAAAATTTGGTCAGCATGGTGGTAACCATCCTGTTGCAAATCCAAATACTAAAATTGTGGAAATTACTGCTCAAAATCATAATTATAATGTTCCTGATAGCATTACTGAAATTGCAGATGTAACACATATAAATTTATTTGATAATACTATTGAAGGGGTTAAATATAAAAATAAAGATATTTTCTCTGTTCAACATCACCCTGAGGCAAGTCCTGGACCACACGAGTCTAAATATATTTTTAAACAATTTGCACAAATTGTAAAATAGATTTGCAAACTTTAAGTAATAAATAGAAATTCAAAATAAATGAATTTCTGTTTTGCTTTAATATCAAACTAATTAAATCAAACTAGCAATTTTATGAATAATACATTTTAATAAGAAATTTTAGAAAATAAAAAATATAGCCAGTTTAAAACTGGCTATTATAAGATAAAGTTTTGTAGTAAGTAATAAGTTCCCGCACTTGCAATTCCAGCAGCAATTCCAGCTAATAAGTCATCCCCCATAACTCCCCAGCCACCTTTTACATTTTTATCAATTCTTCCAATAATTGAAGGCTTCCAAATATCAAAGATTCTAAAAAATATAAAAGCTAAAGCACCTAAAATTATCATATTTGATTCATTAATTCCACAAATTGAAAGGGCAATCCACATTCCAGCTAGTTCATCAATAACTATTTCTTTACTATCATGAATACCAACTTGTTCTTCATATTTATCTATTTCTTTTGCAGCAATAACACTAATTAACAGTGCCAACAAAAATAGTGTTGATACATGAATATATTGTAATAAAAATAAACCCATAAGAAGTGAAACAAAACTTCCTACAGTTCCTGGTGCTTTAGGGCTTAATCCACTAAAACCCACAGTTAAGAAAAATTTTCTCAAAATATAGTCCTTATTTTTTCTTTTCAATACCTAATTTTTTTCTTTTTTCCCAAAGAGATTTTCTAGAAATACCAAGTTTTTTACTTAATTCTGTATCTGGATATTTCCCTTGAAATGATAAAACCATCATTTTTACATAATCATTTATAGTCATAATATTATTATTTAAAACTACTAAATCAGGTCTATTAAATTCTAGTTTTCTATATGGGAAATCTTCTTCTTTTTCTAAAGAAGTAATAATACATTTTTTATCTTCAATTAGCTTTATTAAGTTATCTTTTGCATTTTTCTTTAAAGTATGATAATCAGTTAAATAAACAATTCCTTTAAAAGGATTTGTAAGCTCTTTTTGCCAATTATCTGAATTTAATGAAACAAATTTTACACCCAAATCCATCTTTCTTGCTAATTCAAAAACTAATTTATCTGCACATTTTTGTGAGTTTGATTCAATCAAAGTTGGAAAAGATGGAGGAAGAGACTGCTCTTCTAAATCAATTTCTTGAAAAATAAAATCTAAATATCTTCTCATTGTATTTAGTTCTTGTCTTAATGATCTACACTCTTTATAATGATAGATTTTTCTTACTAGTTCATCCATTATAAATGGCTTCATAATATAATCTTTTGCACCATCTTTAATAGGATTAGTAACTGTTTCATCTGAAATATATGAAACAAGTAAGATAACAATAGAATCTTTATATCTTTTTATAATATTTTTACATTGTAATGAAGGCAATGAAGTTGATAACAATACAATATCATACTCTTTTGTTAAACTATCAATATTTGGTGATTCTACATAATCACAACTATGACCATCATCAAGTAGTCTTGAAACAACTTTTTGAGCTAAATAGATTTCACTTTCAATAATTAATATATTCATACTTTTTTCCAATCATAATATTTTAGTGTTGCTATACTTTGCACAGCAACTCCTTCTTTTCTTCCAATAAATCCAAGTTTTTCAGCAGTTGTTGCTTTTATATTTACAAATTGTTTTTCAATATTTAAAAGTTCTGCTAATTTTGATTTTATTTGAGATTTATAAGGATTGATTTTTGGTTGTTGAGCAATTATTGTTAAATCAATATTTACTATTTCATAACCTACATTGTAGATAAATTTTACAATATCTTTTAATAAGATTTTTGAATCTACATTTTTATATTTTTCATCAGTATCAGGGAAAAACTCTCCAATATCTCCTGCACCACATGCCCCTAAAAGAGCATCTATAACAGAGTGGATTAATACATCTCCATCACTATGTGCTTTAAATCCATAATCAACATCTATTTCTATTCCACCAAGGTACATCTTTTTATTTTCTTCAAAAGGATGAATATCAAAACCCGTACCTGTAAAAAAGTTTTTAGAAGGAGCTTGAAACTCTTTTAAAATTTCTATATCATTTTCAAAAGTTAATTTTTTACTTCTATTTGAACCTTGAATATATTTTATTTTTCCACCATTTGCTTTAATAGCAGAGCTATCATCAGTATATTCAATTTGAGTTTTTAAAGCTTGTTTTAGGATTTTAGTATTTGAAAGTTGAGGAGTTTGAATTAGTTTTACATTTTCTCTATTAATTGTCTCTTCATTATAAATTACTGTATCAGAAACATTGAGTATAGGCACAATACAGTCTGCTTCATTTTTGAGTTTAATTAAGCTAGTAATTACTTCTTTGGGAATATCAACTCTTGCCACATCTGTAATCATTATATAATCAGTTTCTACTTCAGCTAGAGCATTTTTTATAGAGTTTTGTCTTGTATCTCCACCTTCTATAAAAGTTATCTCATCACTAAAATTTTTCATATAATTTAGTTCATCTTTATGAGAAGTAACAATCACTTTATCAAAGTTATAATAAGAAGTGAGTTTTTTTGAAACATGAAGCCACATAGGTTCATTCCCCACTCTCAACCACTGTTTTTTGGAACTTAAAGCAAATCTAGAAGATGTTCCAGCACAAAGAATTAATAAGGTTACATTAGACAATTGTATTCCCCTTGTGTAAAAAAGTTACAAATTATAGTCTAATGTAACTTATGCGAAATTTAAGGTTCTTTACTAATTTTTACTTTCAAGGAATCTATTGCATTTACTAAAGGTTCAATATCAAAATTATATTCAATTGCTTTTGCAATTGCTCTTTTAATAGTCCCATCACTTAGGGGCTCTGTAATATCACATAGTATTTTTACTATCTGTAAAATTTGAGCTTTTTTTATGAATTCTTTTGGGCATGAATCTAAATCATTAACAAAACCTATTGTGAAAATTAAGTTAGGACTAAGATTCCAGTGTTTAAATATATTTGCAGTTATCCTAGAACATGAAAATCCCATAAACTCTTTTTCTACATTTTCAATATCATTTTCTTTTAATTTATCTTGAAATTCTTGAATAAGATTGTTTTCTACTATTAAATCTGAAATAATAAACTTTCCAATTTCTTGTAAAAATGCAGCAAGCATTAGTTCATCTTTTAACCCCTCATCAACTGAAGAAATCCATGCATTAATTAGCATTGACGAAAGATTTGAAATAAATAAAAAATCATCAGTAGTTGCATCATAAGCTTCAAGATTTGATTTTATTAAGTTTTGAACAACAGAGCCTAAAGCAATAGAGATACAAAAGTTTGTACCTAATAATGAAATAGCTCTACTTGGTGTTTCTACTTTATCTTTAAAAGCAAACATAGCAGAATTTGCAACTCTTAAAATAGTAGTAATCATTAAGGGGTCTTTTTCTATTATTGAACGCAATTCTCTAGGGTCTTTATTAGGAAGTTTTCTAAACTTTTCTAATTCCAAAACACTTTTTGGAAGGGGAGGCAGGGAGTCGATTTTTTCAATAATTAGTTCTTTCATAATTTTTCCTAAAAGTTTATTGTTAAAATTATAGCAAGTTATAATTGAACTAAAAGAAAAGTCTTAATTTAATATTATCTACACTTAATCTTAATAAAGTCAATTTAGATAAAATACTTAAGGTTATATAATAATAATTTGATATAATCAGAGCAAACTTTATATTAGGATTTTATAATGAGAGATTGGCTTGACAATCATAAAGATGATACTGTAAGAACTCAGATGTATTATGCAAAAAAAGGTATTATTACACCTGATATGGAATATGTAGCGAAAGTGGAAAATTTAGATCCAGAACTTGTAAGAAGTGAAATTGCAAGAGGAAGATTAATTATTCCTGCAAATGTTAATCATAAACATTTAAAACCTATGGCTATAGGTATTGCGGCTAGTTGTAAAATAAATGCGAATATTGGTTCTTCTGCACTAGCATCAAATATTGAAGGTGAAATTGAAAAAGTTGATGTTTGTTTAAAATATGGTGCAGATACTATTATGGATTTAAGTACAGGTGGGGATTTAGATTCTATTAGAAAAGCAGTAATTGAACACTCAACTGTGCCTATTGGAACAGTGCCTATTTATCAAATTTTACATGATTGTAAAGATAAAATTGAAGATTTAAGTATTGATAAAATGTTGGCTGTTTTAGAAAAACAAGCACAACAAGGTGTTTCTTATTTTACTATTCATGCAGGTTTTTTACTTCAATTTATGCCTCATGTTGCAAAAAGAAAAATGGGAATTGTTAGTCGTGGTGGTTCTTTAATGGCTGCTTGGATGATGCATTATCATAAAGAAAACCCATTTTATGATGCTTTTGATGAAATTTTAGATATTTGTAGAAGATATGATGTTTCTTTATCTTTAGGAGATTCATTAAGACCTGGTTGTTTAGCAGATGCTAGTGATGAAGCACAATTAAGTGAGCTTAAAATTTTAGGTGAATTAACTTTAAGAGCATGGGAAAAAGATGTTCAAGTTATGATTGAAGGACCTGGACATGTACCTTTAAATCAAATTGAAAGAAATATGAAACTTGAAAAAGAGTATTGTCATGAAGCACCATTTTATATCTTAGGACCATTAACTACTGATATAGCTGCTGGATATGATCATATCTCTTCTGCAATTGGAGCTGCTGTTGGTGGATGGCATGGAGCTAGTATGCTTTGTTATGTTACTCCAAAAGAGCATTTAGGGTTACCAAATGCTGAAGATGTAAGAAATGGTATTATTGCATATAAAATTGCAGCACATAGTGCAGATATTGCAAGGGGAAGAAAAGGTGCAAGGGATATTGATGA
This genomic window contains:
- a CDS encoding LysE family transporter, whose amino-acid sequence is MQFDLWITLVLAGIAISVSPGAGAVVSMNYGLKYGLKKSYATIFGLQLGLLAQTFIVVIGLGALIIKSVLLFNIIKYVGVIYLVYLGLSKIFEKVEINEEIEKIDKYNMKKAFLTATLINLTNPKATIFLVAFIPQFLNPNESLWIQFIIISITLCVIDIIVMTGYSSLASKLRFLVKDVKAMKIQNRVTGTFLLIAALFVSTTKKV
- a CDS encoding DUF507 family protein, with the translated sequence MRIKLHHTKYIARRVARDLVNCDFVEVRKTKDEITQEIQRILTEDIEKEHDLDEKVAEILEAQEAEIEFLNADYRQLFWMTKKRMANEFGVILNNEDRFSDIAHKMLDYLWEEDYIHYTCSDNQVKNVIFTSIDEFLKGFEESDSAVLEKIKHYKRKLIPGTEEYDIVYNRLYEEELIKRGLM
- a CDS encoding HDOD domain-containing protein; translation: MKELIIEKIDSLPPLPKSVLELEKFRKLPNKDPRELRSIIEKDPLMITTILRVANSAMFAFKDKVETPSRAISLLGTNFCISIALGSVVQNLIKSNLEAYDATTDDFLFISNLSSMLINAWISSVDEGLKDELMLAAFLQEIGKFIISDLIVENNLIQEFQDKLKENDIENVEKEFMGFSCSRITANIFKHWNLSPNLIFTIGFVNDLDSCPKEFIKKAQILQIVKILCDITEPLSDGTIKRAIAKAIEYNFDIEPLVNAIDSLKVKISKEP
- a CDS encoding bifunctional 2-C-methyl-D-erythritol 4-phosphate cytidylyltransferase/2-C-methyl-D-erythritol 2,4-cyclodiphosphate synthase; translation: MSNVTLLILCAGTSSRFALSSKKQWLRVGNEPMWLHVSKKLTSYYNFDKVIVTSHKDELNYMKNFSDEITFIEGGDTRQNSIKNALAEVETDYIMITDVARVDIPKEVITSLIKLKNEADCIVPILNVSDTVIYNEETINRENVKLIQTPQLSNTKILKQALKTQIEYTDDSSAIKANGGKIKYIQGSNRSKKLTFENDIEILKEFQAPSKNFFTGTGFDIHPFEENKKMYLGGIEIDVDYGFKAHSDGDVLIHSVIDALLGACGAGDIGEFFPDTDEKYKNVDSKILLKDIVKFIYNVGYEIVNIDLTIIAQQPKINPYKSQIKSKLAELLNIEKQFVNIKATTAEKLGFIGRKEGVAVQSIATLKYYDWKKV
- a CDS encoding pyridoxal-phosphate-dependent aminotransferase family protein, which produces MLLTPGPTPVPEFVRKAMADITIHHRTPEFEAIFAQTRELLFELFGMDEVVMLASSGSGAMEACVTNLTHKKALTISSGKFGERFGKICKAFDIAYTEITNEWNTPVSVEAVVEAVKNDSEIDAIFIQLCESAGGLRHPVEEIAQEVKKINKDIMIIADGITAIGVEKIDTTNLDAVITGSQKALMLPPGLAIIGLSNAAVSKIETKARGFYFNLATEIKKQKTNTTAWTAATTLIIGLKEILVYIKENVGFDNLFKSTALRAEATLEALKAIGFEIYPKVPAKAMTTVYTEQSNQIRKILKTKYNVNIAGGQDHLSGKIFRINHMGLVEDFEAAWVVNAIELTLDELNIRTFDGTANRVFVEKMFKA
- a CDS encoding adenylosuccinate synthase — translated: MKADLIVGIQWGDEGKGKIVDMLAQKYDIVCRSQGGHNAGHTIWVDGIRYALHLVPSGILNPNAINIIGNGVVLAPESLIKEMEQFENLEGRLFISDKAHLNLPYHSLIDQAREKLKGDKAIGTTGKGIGPAYSDKINRIGHRVGELLNSDKLASSIIEYFEQNRAIFDVLEISTPNEEELKALLKEYKKALAPYITNTTNMLWNALDNGKRILLEGAQGTMLDIDHGTYPYVTSSSTVSAGACTGLGLAPRDIGVVTGIVKAYCTRVGNGPFPSEDLGKDGDIMAEVGKEYGTTTGRKRRCGWFDAVAVKHAGRLNGCDQLALMKLDVLDGFETIKICKGYKVDGKEINYVPSSLDDLEPVYEVLDGWDSVVGIRQFDKLPQNAKKYIERIEELTGVKVGIISTSPERDDTIIRG
- a CDS encoding DNA-binding transcriptional response regulator, giving the protein MNILIIESEIYLAQKVVSRLLDDGHSCDYVESPNIDSLTKEYDIVLLSTSLPSLQCKNIIKRYKDSIVILLVSYISDETVTNPIKDGAKDYIMKPFIMDELVRKIYHYKECRSLRQELNTMRRYLDFIFQEIDLEEQSLPPSFPTLIESNSQKCADKLVFELARKMDLGVKFVSLNSDNWQKELTNPFKGIVYLTDYHTLKKNAKDNLIKLIEDKKCIITSLEKEEDFPYRKLEFNRPDLVVLNNNIMTINDYVKMMVLSFQGKYPDTELSKKLGISRKSLWEKRKKLGIEKKK
- the carA gene encoding glutamine-hydrolyzing carbamoyl-phosphate synthase small subunit, producing the protein MQKVWIYLENGVYLEANSFGATGTSVGEIVFNTSLTGYQEIISDPSYAGQFITFTMPEIGNVGVNKDDMESITCHCKGILVRNYHHEYSNFRAQKDLDALLKEHNVLGICDIDTRYLTKMVRDEGAMMMIASTEIHDKDELRKLLQESPRIEDINYIEEVTTKEPYIHKFGAWNHSTLSYNKAVMSDKKVVVIDFGVKRNILNELVEVGLEVEVVPASFKADDLIARFEAGEIGGIFLSNGPGDPLTLKSEKEQVQKLINANIPMFAICLGHQMLSIAHGHDTYKLKFGQHGGNHPVANPNTKIVEITAQNHNYNVPDSITEIADVTHINLFDNTIEGVKYKNKDIFSVQHHPEASPGPHESKYIFKQFAQIVK
- a CDS encoding ATP phosphoribosyltransferase regulatory subunit; this encodes MVFEHEIPKGSRLYFGKKAKQKRELEYKISSLLDNNDFEEIITPNFSYSQHQSIHNCRKLIKFSDEQNEQVSLRADSTLDVVRIITKRLGRTTTHKKWFYIQPIFTYPSTEEYQIGCEWIGHDNIADIINLNVSILKELDINPILQIANIKIPRLVSKELGIDIELFINGEIAQLFELNNEWLSELLKVKDIKDLENIIAMVPASIKEELVSLLDKVKEVNYDNIVISPLYYGSLKYYDGIYYRVIDGNSILSRGGMYSSEGLTSLGFALYTDNLLKILED
- the purM gene encoding phosphoribosylformylglycinamidine cyclo-ligase, producing the protein MSKVSYKDAGVDIDAGNQFVENIKPHVKSTLIPGVLGGIGSFAGAFELPTGYKNPVLLSGTDGVGTKLKLAIDSKKFDTVGIDLVAMCTNDLLCNFGEPLFFLDYYATAKLNVEEATDVVKGIAKGCVLSECALVGGETAEMPGMYKEGDFDLAGFCVGIAEKEELNRIEKVQAGDVLIALPSSGIHSNGFSLVRKLLLEKLGMSLDDDFQGKALKDVLLEPTRIYVKEFKANKENINALAHITGGGITENLPRVLPEDLKAVIKRDSIRVLPIFEFMSQHVELEEMYRTFNMGVGMILVVNPANVDAVLANTDGYIIGELASGAKGVEYI
- a CDS encoding phosphatidylglycerophosphatase A family protein, with the translated sequence MRKFFLTVGFSGLSPKAPGTVGSFVSLLMGLFLLQYIHVSTLFLLALLISVIAAKEIDKYEEQVGIHDSKEIVIDELAGMWIALSICGINESNMIILGALAFIFFRIFDIWKPSIIGRIDKNVKGGWGVMGDDLLAGIAAGIASAGTYYLLQNFIL